In a single window of the Elaeis guineensis isolate ETL-2024a chromosome 6, EG11, whole genome shotgun sequence genome:
- the LOC105046856 gene encoding uncharacterized protein, whose protein sequence is MMTSASRRYNPAILSSKTLTPPPASDLPPPQKLGRRHRTRTPIFPGAIAGARFRKDGSASGGRRSGPATPLLRWKFDDADRSAEPPSEFLGGKARRKLRKAAGEVAPVVSVRKLAAGLWQLQLPEASRGGGERRGGRLGFEPNLGHLHVPNVCDPNVTGLYANTKNELSTPVSIHDPKNDIVQKHEASAALSNCAMERATKWDHGCPKASDGVSRFYGHLKLLEDQQVTTVSVVSALQAALEQARNCIIELEAEKRSAKKKLDHFLRKLAEEKASWRKREHEKIRAVMDAMKDDLNRERKNGQRMEIMSSKLVNELAEAKLSAKRCLQDYEKERKARELMEEVCDELAKEIGEDKAEIEALKRESMKIREEIEEERRMLQMAEVWREERVQMKLVDAKLTLEEKYSQLSKLQNDLEGFLKKQSSTYPDMAQLKEAEMLREAANSIKVQDIKVFSYQPPASEDIFSVFEELLPREETNEREIEQCYGNSPASHASNVHTVSPETDVFLEKPMKRYANDIIEGNGDIEDDSGWETVSHVEEQGSSNSPEGSDPSVNGMYRESNASVSGTDWDENGDNGKLNNEISGVCSATTRQSRKKSSSISRLWRSSCPNNSENYKKISCEVTNGRLSNGRKSNATLSPDRKSGEVGLSSPSTGQWSSPDSLNPHITQGIKGCIEWPKGMQKHSLKAKLLEARMESQKVQLRHVLKQKI, encoded by the exons ATGATGACATCCGCATCCCGGAGGTACAACCCCGCcatcctctcctccaaaacccTAACGCCGCCCCCCGCCTCGGATCTGCCTCCGCCGCAGAAGCTCGGCCGGCGCCATCGCACCAGGACCCCCATTTTCCCCGGCGCCATCGCCGGAGCCCGCTTCAGGAAAGACGGTTCCGCCTCTGGCGGCAGGAGGAGCGGCCCCGCCACTCCCCTCCTCCGATGGAAGTTCGACGACGCGGACCGTTCCGCTGAGCCTCCGTCGGAGTTCCTTGGCGGGAAGGCCCGAAGGAAGCTCCGGAAAGCCGCCGGAGAGGTGGCACCTGTGGTCTCGGTGAGGAAGCTTGCCGCTGGGCTCTGGCAGCTCCAGCTGCCGGAGGCTAGCCGCGGTGGCGGCGAACGGAGGGGAGGTCGGCTAGGATTTGAG CCTAATTTGGGGCATCTACATGTACCCAATGTCTGTGATCCTAATGTAACAGGCCTCTATGCCAACACAAAGAATGAGCTGTCTACTCCCGTTTCGATCCATGATCCAAAGAATGACATTGTTCAGAAG CATGAAGCTTCTGCTGCATTATCCAATTGTGCAATGGAGAGAGCAACTAAATGGGACCATGGATGCCCGAAGGCATCTGATGGGGTTTCCAGGTTTTATGGTCACCTGAAGCTTCTCGAAGATCAGCAGGTGACTACTGTTTCTGTTGTTTCTGCTCTTCAGGCAGCGCTCGAGCAGGCTCGCAACTGTATTATTGAGCTTGAGGCTGAGAAGCGATCGGCGAAGAAAAAGCTCGATCACTTCTTGAGGAAGCTTGCAGAGGAAAAAGCATCATGGCGAAAGCGGGAGCATGAGAAGATCAGAGCTGTAATGGATGCCATGAAGGATGACCTCAACAGGGAGAGGAAAAATGGGCAGCGGATGGAGATCATGAGTTCCAAGCTGGTCAATGAACTTGCTGAGGCTAAGTTATCAGCAAAGCGATGCTTGCAAGACtatgaaaaggaaagaaaggctcGAGAGCTTATGGAGGAGGTGTGTGATGAGCTGGCAAAGGAGATTGGAGAAGATAAAGCGGAGATTGAAGCTCTGAAGAGGGAATCCATGAAGATTCGTGAGGAAatcgaggaagagaggaggatgtTGCAGATGGCAGAGGTTTGGCGTGAAGAGAGGGTACAGATGAAGTTGGTAGATGCAAAGCTGACACTGGAGGAGAAGTATTCTCAGCTAAGCAAGCTGCAAAATGATCTTGAGGGTTTTCTCAAAAAACAGAGCAGTACTTATCCAGACATGGCACAGCTGAAAGAAGCAGAGATGCTTAGAGAGGCAGCCAACTCTATTAAGGTTCAGGACATTAAGGTCTTTTCATACCAGCCTCCTGCTTCAGAGGACATTTTCTCTGTCTTTGAGGAACTCCTGCCAAGAGAAGAAACTAATGAAAGGGAGATCGAGCAATGCTATGGAAACAGTCCTGCAAGTCATGCCTCCAATGTCCACACAGTAAGCCCAGAGACTGATGTGTTTCTGGAGAAACCCATGAAGAGATATGCAAATGACATAATTGAGGGCAATGGGGATATAGAAGATGATAGTGGCTGGGAAACAGTCAGCCATGTTGAGGAGCAAGGATCTAGTAATTCACCAGAAGGGAGCGACCCATCTGTGAATGGCATGTATCGAGAAAGCAATGCTTCAGTTAGTGGAACAGATTGGGATGAGAATGGAGATAATGGCAAGTTAAATAATGAAATCAGTGGGGTTTGTTCTGCAACCACAAGGCAGTCCAGGAAGAAATCATCTTCTATATCTAGACTGTGGAGATCATCATGTCCAAACAACAGTGAAAACTATAAGAAAATTTCATGTGAGGTGACAAATGGAAGGCTGTCAAATGGTAGGAAATCTAATGCCACTTTATCTCCTGACAGAAAGTCAGGTGAAGTGGGTCTAAGCTCACCTAGTACAGGGCAATGGAGCTCCCCTGACTCATTAAACCCTCATATAACTCAAGGAATAAAAGGATGCATTGAATGGCCAAAAGGCATGCAGAAGCACAGCTTGAAGGCAAAGCTTCTAGAGGCAAGGATGGAGAGCCAGAAGGTTCAGCTGCGCCATGTTCTTAaacaaaagatttag